A genomic region of Anaeromicrobium sediminis contains the following coding sequences:
- the cuyB gene encoding cysteate racemase has protein sequence MGTIGILGGMGPLATVDIFNKIITLTEANSDNEHIEIIVDNNTRIPDRTNHIINNGENPTNYLIKSAIRLEMMGADVIIMPCNTAHYFYDEVVKYIDIPFLNMIVETAKETEKLYSGKKVGLLATAGTYNSGIYDKVFSEYGLELIKPDSDKMKYIMDLIYGIKSGRSDIDITNFHTVLQDLKEQEVEAFILGCTELPIAFEMFDINEKYIDPTKILARSSIKYVGRKIRNESI, from the coding sequence ATGGGAACCATAGGAATATTAGGTGGAATGGGACCACTTGCAACAGTAGATATATTCAACAAAATAATTACCTTAACCGAAGCAAATAGTGATAATGAGCATATTGAAATAATTGTAGATAACAATACAAGAATTCCTGATAGAACAAACCATATAATCAATAATGGAGAAAACCCAACAAACTATTTAATTAAATCTGCAATACGCTTGGAAATGATGGGAGCAGATGTAATCATCATGCCTTGTAATACTGCCCACTATTTTTATGATGAAGTTGTTAAGTATATAGATATTCCTTTTTTGAATATGATAGTAGAAACAGCAAAGGAGACAGAAAAACTGTATTCTGGTAAAAAAGTAGGTCTCCTGGCAACAGCAGGTACTTATAACTCTGGGATATACGATAAAGTGTTCAGTGAATATGGCTTGGAATTAATAAAGCCTGATTCTGATAAAATGAAATATATTATGGATTTAATATATGGGATAAAAAGCGGTAGGAGTGACATAGACATTACGAATTTCCATACTGTATTACAGGATTTGAAAGAGCAAGAGGTAGAAGCTTTTATTCTGGGATGCACAGAGCTTCCTATAGCTTTTGAAATGTTTGACATCAATGAAAAATACATAGATCCTACAAAGATATTGGCTCGCAGTTCAATAAAATACGTAGGGAGAAAAATAAGAAATGAATCTATCTAG
- a CDS encoding sigma 54-interacting transcriptional regulator: MNKKRAVLLTTSDVTRDALVNQLNEYLDNDIEVIGYTVEHGLEDMVDADIYIVSSDLQYRELVEAGYPFEGKNVIIGKRTVNMENLDQIVEIPDKTEVLFVNDSEESTYDSIKILNELGVNHIKYIPYYPGVELTDIKATIGITPGESGLIPDGIETVIDIGTRIFDFTTIAKILGAFGVINDKGGMFSKNYLQKIIRVAQKLSMSKNRISELRENLKNVIEGLEEGLIAYDQNGKITVFNENLKRILKPRFDEMIGMKLNQVIFNKKLLEYLMDEKRHENMIMTLEGEEVIIHKTQVMWKGVTIATFKARRPDAFAIGINRKKVINKGYIAKYSMDDIVGASRSIIEAKSIAEKLGQRDMTILIEGESGTGKEMFASAIHNISDRKNGPFLAINFSALTDDLIESELFGYEEGAFTGAKKGGKEGFFEQADGGTIFLDEIGDVSLKVQARLLRVLEEKEIMRVGGNKIRPVKVRVIAATNKNLSELVEEKQFREDLYFRLKMGYIQLPTLRQRREDIPLLLNQLLSTSTIENVEISDEVYDKLKEYEWLGNVRELKNTITYMLAVKSGNVVTVNDLPQKSFFKERKPVESKDERIGNEEKYRLDRFESFLLNTIYENPGIGRKLLSELSYAAEVGLTENQIRSRLNKLEREGFIQKRKGRFGTSLTDAGANLINK, translated from the coding sequence ATGAATAAAAAACGTGCAGTGCTGCTTACAACGTCTGATGTGACTCGGGATGCTTTGGTTAACCAACTTAATGAATACCTCGATAATGATATTGAAGTTATTGGGTACACTGTGGAGCACGGCCTTGAGGACATGGTTGACGCGGATATATATATCGTATCAAGTGACCTTCAATACCGTGAACTAGTGGAAGCAGGCTATCCATTTGAAGGCAAAAATGTCATTATTGGAAAGCGAACTGTTAATATGGAGAATTTGGATCAGATTGTTGAAATACCTGATAAAACAGAAGTGTTATTTGTTAATGATTCAGAAGAATCAACCTACGACAGTATTAAAATATTGAATGAATTAGGTGTGAATCATATCAAATACATTCCCTATTATCCGGGTGTGGAATTGACTGATATAAAAGCGACCATTGGAATAACTCCGGGAGAGTCGGGGCTAATTCCTGATGGAATTGAAACAGTTATTGATATTGGAACCAGGATTTTTGACTTCACAACCATTGCGAAAATACTGGGTGCATTTGGAGTAATTAATGACAAAGGTGGTATGTTTTCCAAGAATTACCTCCAAAAAATCATTAGGGTAGCCCAAAAGCTTTCAATGTCAAAAAATCGAATTTCTGAGCTGCGTGAGAACCTCAAGAATGTAATTGAAGGTTTGGAAGAAGGTCTCATTGCTTATGATCAAAATGGAAAAATTACAGTGTTTAATGAAAATCTGAAACGGATTTTAAAACCACGATTTGATGAAATGATAGGCATGAAGCTGAATCAAGTGATTTTTAATAAGAAGTTGCTTGAATACTTAATGGATGAGAAGAGGCATGAGAATATGATCATGACTTTGGAAGGTGAAGAGGTCATCATTCATAAAACGCAAGTCATGTGGAAGGGTGTTACGATTGCAACCTTTAAAGCAAGGCGTCCTGATGCTTTTGCGATTGGTATCAATAGGAAGAAAGTTATAAATAAAGGCTATATTGCTAAATATTCGATGGATGACATTGTTGGGGCAAGCCGTTCAATCATAGAGGCGAAAAGCATTGCCGAAAAACTTGGCCAAAGGGATATGACCATTTTAATTGAGGGGGAAAGCGGCACTGGAAAAGAAATGTTTGCTAGTGCAATTCATAACATTTCAGATCGCAAAAATGGGCCGTTTCTTGCAATCAATTTCAGTGCTTTGACTGACGATCTCATTGAAAGTGAACTTTTTGGTTATGAGGAAGGCGCATTTACAGGAGCCAAGAAAGGTGGAAAAGAAGGCTTTTTCGAACAGGCAGATGGGGGAACTATTTTCTTAGATGAAATTGGAGATGTTTCTTTGAAGGTTCAAGCTAGGTTGCTAAGGGTCCTTGAGGAGAAAGAAATAATGCGGGTAGGAGGGAATAAGATCCGTCCTGTAAAAGTTCGTGTTATTGCTGCAACAAACAAGAATCTATCTGAACTGGTTGAAGAAAAACAATTTCGAGAAGACCTCTATTTCAGGCTAAAGATGGGCTATATCCAGTTGCCTACTTTAAGACAGAGAAGAGAGGATATTCCATTGTTGTTGAATCAGCTTTTAAGCACCTCAACAATAGAGAACGTTGAGATTTCTGACGAAGTGTATGATAAATTGAAAGAATATGAGTGGTTGGGTAATGTACGGGAATTAAAGAACACGATCACCTATATGTTGGCTGTTAAATCTGGTAATGTAGTGACAGTTAATGACTTACCTCAAAAGTCTTTTTTCAAAGAAAGAAAACCGGTGGAAAGCAAGGATGAGAGGATTGGAAATGAAGAAAAGTATAGACTCGACCGTTTTGAAAGCTTTCTACTGAATACGATTTATGAGAATCCAGGAATAGGCAGAAAATTGTTGTCTGAATTGAGCTATGCAGCTGAAGTTGGACTGACAGAAAATCAGATTCGAAGCAGATTGAATAAACTGGAAAGGGAAGGATTTATTCAGAAGAGGAAAGGACGCTTTGGAACTTCACTGACAGATGCAGGAGCGAACCTAATCAACAAATAA
- the yfcC gene encoding putative basic amino acid antiporter YfcC, producing the protein MSIKGKHQIEGDKKPRAWEMPDTYLIIFFVILFAALLTYLVPIGSFEMEEVTYLYKGVEKTKTVPVADSFHFETDDSGTPIRNGIRIFEPYGGVGITNYMFEGLVSGSKWGTAVGVIAFILIIGGAFGIVIKTSAVDAGMFELIKKTKGNENYFIPIIFVLFSLGGAIFGMAEETIAFAMILIPIIVALGYDSITGLFVTYIGAQIGFATSWMNPFTVAIAQGVSDVPILSGAGFRLVMWSFFTLFGIVYSYRYAKKVKKNPESSIAYQTDAYFRNDLQAKKDIKIQFTTGHKLVLLTIFLGICWIIYGVVRYEYYLPEIATQFFIMGVVSGIIGVIFKLNNMKLNDIATSFRDGAKDLLGAALVVGMANGIVLVLGGTDAGTPSVLNTVLNWMSSGLAGMPAAVSAWFMYIFQSIFNFFVVSGSGQAALTMPIMAPLADLVGVNRQVAVLAFQLGDGFTNMIVPTSGVLMGVLGIARLEWSTWAKFMIKIQAILMLFASIFIIAAVLLGFS; encoded by the coding sequence ATGTCTATCAAAGGGAAGCATCAGATTGAAGGGGATAAGAAACCACGAGCGTGGGAAATGCCAGACACATACTTAATAATATTTTTTGTTATTCTATTTGCAGCTCTATTGACCTATCTGGTTCCCATCGGATCATTCGAGATGGAAGAGGTAACTTATCTGTATAAAGGGGTGGAAAAAACAAAAACAGTACCAGTCGCAGACAGTTTTCATTTTGAAACAGATGATTCTGGAACGCCTATAAGAAATGGCATTAGAATCTTCGAACCTTATGGCGGTGTAGGAATTACGAATTACATGTTCGAAGGTTTGGTTAGCGGTAGTAAGTGGGGTACGGCAGTAGGTGTAATTGCCTTTATTTTGATAATTGGTGGTGCATTCGGTATTGTCATTAAAACAAGTGCTGTTGATGCCGGAATGTTTGAACTCATTAAGAAGACCAAAGGTAATGAAAATTATTTCATTCCAATTATATTTGTCCTGTTCTCACTTGGTGGTGCGATTTTCGGGATGGCAGAAGAAACAATAGCGTTTGCAATGATTTTAATCCCTATTATTGTTGCCCTAGGCTATGACTCAATAACAGGACTGTTTGTGACCTATATTGGTGCACAAATCGGATTTGCAACTTCATGGATGAATCCTTTTACTGTGGCAATCGCACAAGGTGTATCAGATGTACCTATTCTATCTGGTGCCGGTTTCAGACTGGTCATGTGGAGTTTTTTCACTCTGTTTGGGATAGTATACTCATACAGATATGCAAAGAAAGTTAAGAAAAATCCTGAAAGCTCTATAGCTTATCAAACAGATGCATATTTCCGAAATGATCTTCAGGCTAAAAAGGATATTAAGATCCAATTTACCACTGGACATAAATTGGTTCTACTGACTATCTTTCTGGGGATATGTTGGATAATATATGGTGTTGTAAGATACGAATACTATTTGCCTGAGATAGCTACTCAATTTTTCATTATGGGTGTAGTTTCAGGTATTATTGGCGTCATATTTAAGCTAAATAATATGAAATTAAATGATATTGCTACAAGCTTTAGAGATGGTGCGAAAGACCTTTTAGGTGCAGCTTTAGTCGTTGGTATGGCCAATGGGATTGTATTAGTACTTGGAGGGACTGATGCAGGTACACCTTCTGTTTTAAATACGGTTCTTAACTGGATGTCATCTGGTCTAGCTGGCATGCCTGCAGCTGTATCGGCATGGTTCATGTATATATTCCAATCTATTTTCAACTTTTTCGTTGTGTCAGGTTCAGGGCAGGCTGCATTAACAATGCCGATTATGGCGCCGCTTGCCGATTTAGTAGGCGTTAATAGACAGGTTGCAGTGTTGGCATTCCAGTTAGGTGATGGGTTCACGAATATGATTGTTCCAACTTCAGGTGTACTGATGGGAGTGCTTGGAATAGCAAGATTGGAATGGAGTACCTGGGCGAAATTTATGATTAAGATTCAAGCAATCCTGATGCTTTTTGCATCAATTTTCATAATCGCAGCAGTTCTGCTGGGATTTAGTTAA
- the orr gene encoding ornithine racemase Orr yields the protein MKFFQCNEPLKPASDNSVVIDEYNYPRIEMNLKLIKENVNKVVELCEYLDIKIAAVTKLICGNPQIVEVLVESGIEMLSDARIENIKKYKHINIPKMMIRLPMRSQVDQVVEFCNVSLVSDLEMMRLLSESALKRHTIHDVIVMIDMGDLREGIFYEDNIHTTINRARDLSGIRIIGIGTNLSCYGGVMPTQEVLENLVALKETLNNNYGLDMKIVSGGNSGTLSLLMNEGKLPKGINQLRLGASLFMGIGLNDEPIEGLNHNAFRLVCEVIEVKKKPSVPVGKIGLDAFGNKPVFEDKGDIVRCICGIGKQDVSPSNLIPIDKDIVILGGSSDHLILDVTQSKTDYQIGDDMVFELTYGGCLSLMTSDYVQKRLLYAE from the coding sequence ATGAAGTTTTTTCAATGTAATGAGCCTTTAAAACCAGCATCAGACAATTCAGTTGTTATTGATGAGTACAATTATCCAAGAATTGAGATGAATCTCAAATTAATAAAGGAAAATGTCAACAAGGTCGTTGAACTTTGTGAATATCTGGATATTAAGATTGCAGCTGTTACAAAACTTATCTGCGGCAATCCACAGATTGTCGAGGTTTTAGTGGAATCGGGAATCGAAATGCTCTCTGATGCGAGAATTGAAAACATAAAAAAATATAAGCACATCAATATACCTAAAATGATGATTCGACTTCCAATGCGAAGTCAAGTTGATCAAGTGGTTGAATTTTGTAATGTATCTTTAGTATCTGACCTTGAAATGATGCGTCTTCTTAGTGAATCTGCATTGAAAAGGCATACAATCCATGATGTGATCGTGATGATTGATATGGGCGACTTAAGGGAAGGGATTTTCTACGAGGATAATATTCATACCACAATCAATAGAGCCCGTGATTTGTCAGGAATTCGGATTATCGGAATTGGAACCAACTTATCATGTTATGGTGGCGTGATGCCCACGCAGGAAGTATTGGAAAACCTTGTTGCATTAAAAGAGACATTGAATAATAATTATGGTTTAGACATGAAGATTGTATCAGGAGGGAATTCTGGAACCCTGAGTTTACTGATGAATGAAGGGAAATTGCCCAAAGGGATTAATCAGTTGAGATTGGGAGCATCACTCTTCATGGGAATTGGTCTCAATGATGAACCAATAGAGGGCTTGAACCATAATGCATTTCGATTGGTATGTGAAGTGATTGAGGTGAAGAAAAAACCTTCTGTACCGGTTGGAAAAATTGGTTTAGATGCATTCGGCAATAAACCTGTATTTGAAGATAAAGGTGATATTGTTCGATGTATCTGTGGGATTGGAAAGCAAGATGTTAGTCCGTCGAATCTGATTCCAATCGATAAGGATATTGTGATCCTTGGAGGCAGCAGTGACCATTTAATATTAGATGTAACTCAAAGCAAGACCGACTATCAAATAGGTGATGATATGGTGTTTGAGTTGACATATGGCGGGTGTTTAAGTCTCATGACATCTGACTATGTGCAAAAACGACTATTGTATGCTGAATAA
- the iadA gene encoding beta-aspartyl-peptidase: MLLLKNCEIYSPEYLGKKDILMSGGKILVVSEDLNKYAQLSEVTVLECDKQMAFPGFVDSHVHICGGGGEGGFKTRTPEIKMTDLTAAGVTTVVGCLGTDGMGRNMANLISKAKGLKEEGLSAYVYTGSYQVPVRTLTGDVVKDIMFIDEVIGVGEIAISDHRSSQPSKEILTKLVADARMGGLLAGKAGVAHMHLGSGKAMLDIINEIIRETELPRTQFHPTHVNQNPELFSCAVEYAKEGGYVDFTTSTTPQYIAEGEVKAAEALKICLEKGVSKRHITFSSDAQGSLPCFDENGEFEGLKIGRVSSLYESVREAIMELNVEIEDAIRVITENPANILQLKNKGRIEKGMDADIVLVDDRNYEIQTVISKGIIMCRDGAPVIGDMFE, from the coding sequence ATGCTTTTATTGAAGAATTGTGAAATCTATTCACCTGAGTATTTAGGGAAGAAAGACATTTTAATGAGTGGAGGGAAGATCCTAGTAGTCTCTGAGGATTTAAATAAATATGCTCAGCTATCAGAAGTGACGGTTTTGGAATGTGACAAGCAAATGGCATTCCCAGGCTTCGTTGACTCCCATGTGCATATTTGTGGAGGTGGCGGAGAAGGGGGATTCAAAACAAGAACTCCCGAGATTAAAATGACGGACTTAACGGCTGCAGGTGTAACAACAGTTGTTGGGTGTTTAGGGACAGATGGTATGGGAAGGAATATGGCCAACCTTATTTCGAAAGCAAAAGGACTCAAAGAAGAGGGCTTATCTGCCTATGTTTATACTGGATCTTACCAAGTGCCTGTTAGAACATTGACAGGTGATGTAGTGAAAGATATCATGTTTATAGATGAGGTCATTGGTGTTGGTGAGATAGCAATTTCGGATCACCGATCATCTCAGCCTTCGAAGGAAATCCTTACCAAATTGGTTGCAGATGCAAGAATGGGTGGTTTGCTGGCTGGAAAAGCCGGTGTGGCTCATATGCATCTTGGTAGTGGTAAAGCCATGCTGGATATAATTAATGAGATTATAAGAGAAACGGAACTGCCGCGTACTCAGTTTCATCCAACACATGTGAATCAGAATCCAGAGCTTTTCTCTTGTGCAGTTGAATATGCAAAAGAGGGTGGTTATGTTGATTTTACAACAAGTACTACCCCGCAATACATTGCAGAAGGGGAGGTGAAAGCAGCTGAAGCACTGAAGATCTGTTTGGAAAAAGGGGTGTCCAAGAGACATATAACTTTTTCATCAGACGCTCAAGGAAGCTTGCCTTGTTTTGATGAAAACGGGGAATTTGAAGGTTTAAAAATTGGAAGGGTATCTTCTTTATATGAGTCAGTTAGAGAAGCCATTATGGAGTTGAATGTGGAGATAGAAGATGCTATTAGAGTAATTACTGAGAATCCGGCAAATATATTACAATTGAAGAATAAAGGTCGAATTGAAAAAGGAATGGATGCCGACATCGTTCTTGTCGATGATCGAAACTACGAAATTCAAACAGTTATATCAAAGGGTATTATCATGTGCAGAGATGGAGCACCTGTGATTGGAGATATGTTTGAATAA
- a CDS encoding M20 family metallopeptidase codes for MKNIIVSEIKEIKDELIEINDFMYNYPELGNEEFKSSKLLKDILIKYGFTVESNLANQKTSFKAVYDSKKDGPTIGFLCEYDALPDIGHGCGHNMIGTMGVGAGIALSKVIDEIGGKIVVLGTPAEETDGGKVHMVNAGVFEDIDVAMIVHPAEKSFNSGTSLAMDAIEFEFIGKPSHAAAEPEAGINALDGVIMTFNGINALREHLKSDVRIHGIIKEGGVAANIVPERAVAQFYVRSKKRNYLNEVVDKVNDIAKGASLMTGATLNIRNYEISYDDMRTNEVLSKVFKDNMKYMDVDDLEENRSGLGSIDMGNVSYVVPSIHPYIGIKEGVVAHTKEFADNTITPKAHERIIQGACAMALSGYDVIMDKELLKAIKDAFENK; via the coding sequence GTGAAAAATATTATTGTAAGTGAGATTAAAGAGATAAAAGACGAACTTATAGAGATAAATGATTTTATGTATAATTATCCGGAACTTGGGAATGAAGAGTTTAAAAGCTCTAAATTGCTGAAGGACATTCTAATAAAATATGGTTTTACAGTGGAAAGTAATCTAGCTAATCAAAAAACTTCATTTAAGGCAGTTTATGATAGTAAAAAAGATGGTCCTACCATTGGATTTTTATGCGAATATGATGCGCTACCAGATATAGGACATGGATGTGGACATAACATGATAGGTACTATGGGAGTAGGAGCTGGTATTGCTCTTAGTAAGGTGATAGATGAAATAGGAGGGAAGATAGTCGTACTAGGAACTCCAGCTGAAGAAACAGATGGAGGAAAGGTACATATGGTAAATGCAGGAGTATTTGAAGACATAGATGTGGCTATGATTGTTCATCCAGCAGAAAAGAGTTTTAATAGTGGAACTTCATTAGCTATGGATGCCATAGAGTTTGAATTTATAGGGAAACCTAGTCATGCTGCAGCAGAACCAGAGGCAGGAATAAATGCATTAGATGGAGTTATTATGACCTTCAATGGTATAAATGCTTTAAGGGAACATTTAAAATCAGATGTTAGAATCCATGGAATCATAAAAGAAGGTGGTGTGGCAGCTAATATAGTTCCAGAAAGGGCTGTAGCACAATTTTATGTGAGATCAAAGAAAAGAAATTATTTAAATGAAGTGGTAGATAAGGTGAACGATATAGCTAAGGGTGCTTCTTTGATGACTGGTGCCACATTAAATATTAGAAATTATGAGATTAGTTATGACGATATGAGAACTAATGAGGTCTTATCGAAGGTTTTTAAAGATAATATGAAATATATGGATGTAGATGATTTAGAAGAGAATAGATCAGGCCTTGGGTCTATAGATATGGGCAATGTAAGTTATGTAGTACCATCCATACACCCATATATAGGCATAAAGGAGGGTGTAGTAGCACACACTAAAGAATTTGCAGATAATACTATTACACCTAAGGCCCACGAAAGAATAATTCAAGGTGCATGTGCCATGGCTTTAAGTGGATATGATGTAATAATGGATAAAGAATTATTAAAAGCAATTAAAGATGCGTTTGAAAATAAGTAG